The sequence ACTTACCGGCGCCGTTGGGACCCACGACACCGATCTTCGCGCCCGGCAGGAAGCTCAGCGTCACGTCATCGAGGATGACCTTGTCGCCGTGCGCCTTGCGCGTCTTGCGCATCGTGTAGATGTACTCAGCCAAGAGAAACCGTCCGGCAGGTTTGGATCTTCGGGATCGATCAGGTCTGTTTGCAGGTCCGCCGACTGGGCCATGATGCGGCGTGGCCGCGCGAGGGCAGATACATCCATCTTGCCGTACGGCCGTGCCCGGAAGGAAACGCGTATGCCCGCGGCCCCGGAGCGCGGACTGCGCTCCGGGGCCGCGGGGTGACCGTCCGGCTACTGCCGGTGTCAAAGGGCCTTCGCTTTGCCAGTGGGGCTGCTAGTGGGCCTTCTTCTTACGGAGGAAGAACACCGCGCCGCCGCCGACCAAGACCAGGACGACCGCGATACCGGCGATCACCGGGGTGGCGCTGCTGGAACCGGTCTCGGCCAGGTCGGTGCCGTGACCGCCGGTGGTGCCGCCCGTGGCGGGGCTGGGCTTCGGGGCGGGGGTGCTGCCGCCGTTGCCGGCGGTCTTGCAGTCCAGAACGCCGGAGAAGGTCTTCTTGAAGCCGCCCTCCCCCTTGACCGTGATCTCGTAGGGCTGGTCCTCGGCCACCGGTACGGTCACCGTCCGCGACTTCCCGGGCGCGATCTCGTAGTTCTTGCCGGCGAGCTGGAAGCGGAAGGCCTGATCGCCCTTGTTGCTGGCCGTGACGTCGACGCCGCCCTTGGCGCAGTTCTTGTCGGCGGTGACCGCCGGGATGGCGCCCTGCTTCTTCCAGGAGACGGTGGCGGCCGCGGAGACCGTTGACTCGCTGGAGCCCGCCAGGATCTGCGTCTGACTCTTGGCGTGCTCGCCGATGCCGGTGAAGGCGCGGCCGACCGGGACCTTGGTGGCGGCCTGGGCGGTCAGCGAGGTGCTGCCGTCGGCGGCGCCCTTGGGTACGTCGAAGAACAGCTGGGTGCCGTCGGTGGCGCTGGTGACGGGCTTGCCGTCCTTGCCGACGACCTTGACGCCGGAGGGCAGTCCGGCGGCCGGGGCGACGGCGACGCTGTCGGCGTTGGTGTGCACGGTGACCGGGCCGAGCCTGCCGCCGGACTTGCCGGAGACGGCCGGCGGGTCCAGCGTCAGCGACGCCTTGGGCTCGGCGAGGTTCTGGGCGCTCTTCTCCAGGTAGTCGGCGAGCTTCTCGGCCGCCGGGTCGACCGCGTCCACCTTGACGTGGTCGGAGAAGCGCCAGATCGCGACCTGGGTGCCGGCCGCGGCGGTGTTCTCGGTGAGGTTGCCTGCGTGGGCCTTGCTCGCGAGCGCGGCGAGGTCATTGACCTGCGGGTACGAATTCTGGAGGATCCAGCGGATCTTGCCCGCGTCCGCGTTGTTGTGCAGCGACGAGGCGCTCCAGGGCACCTCCTGGTACTTCGCCTGCTGCTGGGTGGGGTTGTGGATGTCGATGCAGTACGTCTGCAACGCCCCGCCGTTGTCGACCGACATCTCGAAGAGTCCCGCACCGACGCGCTGGTCCTGCCCGTCGGAGTGCACGATCGCCTGGTCGAAGGTCTTCAGACCGCCGAGCGTCGCAGTGGCGCCGCCCTGCGCGGGGGGCGTGTCGTCCGCCGCAGCGGTCCCCGCGGTGGCTATCGCACCCGCCGCGATCAGGCCGGAGGCCACGACCGCAGCGGCAAGACGGGCTGCGCCCCGCCTTTTCATCGCAAGCATGAATTTCCCCTCTGGGCGAGGCTGTCGGTGGGGAGGGTGCCTCGCCGGAAAGTTCCCGAAGGATTCCTCGCACCCCGCAGGACTCAACAACAGCCGAAGTGGTCAGCCCCCGTGAGTACCCGTCGGATCTTATGGAGCGGGCGCATCACGGTCCCCAGGAATGTCACCCCATAAGCGATCCGAATCGCAATCGTTATCGACTCCAGGCATCTCGTGCTGATGGTATCGACAAATTGCCTGGACACATCGGGGCAATAAGGGCAAGAAGGCGTCACTTTCTCCTCACACCTCGTCCTTGCGCCTTGTCCTCACTCCTCCTCGTGACGCCTCCCGTGACGCTTCCTCAGCCGGACTGCTCCTGAACCGGATCGGGCACGTCGGAGGCCGGCCCGGCACCCGGCAACGCCCCGTCCGACGTCTCTGAGGGCGGCGGCCCCGACTGCGGTGGCAGCGGTTCCGTACGCGGCCGGGTGACGCGGCGGAAGGCGGCGGTACCGCGGGCGAGGTCATGGCCGATCGCGACGGCGTCGACCTCCGCCGAGAACCACCGCTGCCCGCCCCGCTCGGGCGGCTGCTCCCCTTCGCGTACGCGCAATCGGCCCTGCACCACCAGCGGTTCGCCCACCGCCACGGACGCCGCGACATTGTCCGCGAGACCGCGCCAGGAGCGCACCGTGTAGAAACTCGTCTCGCCGTCCGCCCAGCATTCCCGCGTCCGGTCGTAGCGCCGCACCCGCGTCGCCAGCCGGAACCGCGCCACCGGCACCCCCGCCGCCGTCAGCCGGTGCTCCACCGCCGTCGCGGCATTGCCCACCAGCGTCACCATCGTGTCGTTCATCCGGTCCTCCCCCGTCGGCATCCGCGGCCGTCCCGCGTGCGTGGATCCCATGCTGCACGGATTCCGCACACGCCGCGGCGGGCTGTGGACAACGACCCTGCTGTGGACAACTCGGCCACCCGGGAGGGCGATCAGCGGCCCGGAAGAAGCACCTACCGTCCGAGGGTTCCGCCCAACACCCCCGGCGCCGCTACACCCCCGACGCCACCGCGTACTGCTCGCGCACCTCGCGATAGCGCAACAGCTCGGCCGCGACCGGCTCCAGCACCCGGGCCCGGCCGCAGCCCGCCGCCGCATGGCGCAGCCGGCGCTCGGCCTCCTGCCCGTACCGCCGCGCCGGACCCCGTGCGGCGACCCGGCACAGCCACGCCAGCGAGGGGCCGCCCACCGACCCGATGACCGCGGGCAGCAACGCGGCGACCCACGCCGCCGGTTCGACGACGCCGACGGCGATGCCCACCAGCGACAGCACCCCGACGACCTGGAGGACGAGCAGCAGCCCCTGCAACGAGGCGGCCACCTTCCACCACCGCGGCCGCCCGGCCGGACCGCCGCTCAGGGCCTCCTCCGCCTCGGCCGACACCTTGTCCAGCGCCTCCGGCAGCCCCGTCGCGCCCCGGCTCGCCGCCTCGCGCACGGCCTGCGCCCAGGGCGTCGGCAGCCCCCGCGCGGCCTCCGCCGCCACCGCCCGTACTGCCTGCTCCACCACCGGCCGCGCCGCCGCCCGGCCGTCGCCCGGCGTGGGCCGCGCCCCGGCGGTGCCCGAGGGCCGCTGCCGGCTCTGCCGGACCACCGACCGCTGCGCGGCCGTGTGCGCCCGCCCGCTCTCCGGCACCCGCCGCCGCCTGCGCAGCCGGGACCACGGCGAGCCGCAGGCCCGCTCCGCATGCCGCAGCCAGTCGCGTTCCACCGCGCGCCCGTTGGCGACCGCGCCCACCGCGTCCGCCAGCCGGTCCTCGAACTCCGCACGGGCCCGTTCCGTCAGCACCACCCGGCTCTGCGCGACATACTCCGACCGCAGCCGCTCGGCCGTCGCATCCACATCCGCTGCCAGCCGCCGGTCCGCCGCGCCTCGTTCGGCGACGAACTGGCCCAGCGCATCGCGCAGTTCGCTCACCCCCTCGCCGGTGGCGGCGGACAGTGCCAGCACCGCGGCACCGGGTTCGCCGTGCTCGCCGAGCGCCAGCCCGTCCTCGTCCAGCAGCCGGCGCAGATCGTCCACCACCTGGTCGGCGGCGTCCCCGGGGAGCCGGTCCACCTGGTTGAGGACGACGAACATCACCTCGGCATAACCCGCCAGCGGCCGCAGATAGCGTTCGTGCAGGACGGCGTCCGCGTACTTC is a genomic window of Streptomyces gilvosporeus containing:
- a CDS encoding single-stranded DNA-binding protein; translation: MNDTMVTLVGNAATAVEHRLTAAGVPVARFRLATRVRRYDRTRECWADGETSFYTVRSWRGLADNVAASVAVGEPLVVQGRLRVREGEQPPERGGQRWFSAEVDAVAIGHDLARGTAAFRRVTRPRTEPLPPQSGPPPSETSDGALPGAGPASDVPDPVQEQSG
- a CDS encoding GTPase, which produces MRGSEAASGADGAEMDEVDRAAADWDMAEEPPSCREAGSPEEAESSGDAGTPEGAEGCAAGRAGAWDDGLIARRVRGGVRPAVRPPGPRDGSSAAPDDEPPPTVEPVRTTGRTAARADRELVRALDVVADTGAGGVQGRAYERDRARGVRTAELRARLDALRELIALSRTRLDGDTLAEAGRLLDTAGERCRLSGEYTVVALAGATGSGKSSLFNALVGAERSQVGARRPTTSEPEGCVWPGGPGADGLLDRLGVPPRRRHLAPDHTPGLTGLILLDLPDHDSADTANRAQVDRMLTLVDAVIWVVDPEKYADAVLHERYLRPLAGYAEVMFVVLNQVDRLPGDAADQVVDDLRRLLDEDGLALGEHGEPGAAVLALSAATGEGVSELRDALGQFVAERGAADRRLAADVDATAERLRSEYVAQSRVVLTERARAEFEDRLADAVGAVANGRAVERDWLRHAERACGSPWSRLRRRRRVPESGRAHTAAQRSVVRQSRQRPSGTAGARPTPGDGRAAARPVVEQAVRAVAAEAARGLPTPWAQAVREAASRGATGLPEALDKVSAEAEEALSGGPAGRPRWWKVAASLQGLLLVLQVVGVLSLVGIAVGVVEPAAWVAALLPAVIGSVGGPSLAWLCRVAARGPARRYGQEAERRLRHAAAGCGRARVLEPVAAELLRYREVREQYAVASGV
- a CDS encoding LAETG motif-containing sortase-dependent surface protein; the encoded protein is MLAMKRRGAARLAAAVVASGLIAAGAIATAGTAAADDTPPAQGGATATLGGLKTFDQAIVHSDGQDQRVGAGLFEMSVDNGGALQTYCIDIHNPTQQQAKYQEVPWSASSLHNNADAGKIRWILQNSYPQVNDLAALASKAHAGNLTENTAAAGTQVAIWRFSDHVKVDAVDPAAEKLADYLEKSAQNLAEPKASLTLDPPAVSGKSGGRLGPVTVHTNADSVAVAPAAGLPSGVKVVGKDGKPVTSATDGTQLFFDVPKGAADGSTSLTAQAATKVPVGRAFTGIGEHAKSQTQILAGSSESTVSAAATVSWKKQGAIPAVTADKNCAKGGVDVTASNKGDQAFRFQLAGKNYEIAPGKSRTVTVPVAEDQPYEITVKGEGGFKKTFSGVLDCKTAGNGGSTPAPKPSPATGGTTGGHGTDLAETGSSSATPVIAGIAVVLVLVGGGAVFFLRKKKAH